A genomic window from Vicia villosa cultivar HV-30 ecotype Madison, WI unplaced genomic scaffold, Vvil1.0 scaffold8, whole genome shotgun sequence includes:
- the LOC131643181 gene encoding uncharacterized protein LOC131643181: MYGHVAASSAMSRGGLPNDSGDSVVTLDQVPRWIDVEHLLESGNGDSSFASPYFPDPLAFKSGSGSGAGGSEARFPVDHEINLRIYLWTGNPWNLEVDAVVNSTNEVMDEAHSSPGLHAAAGPGLAEECATLGGCRTGMAKVSNAYDLPARKVIHTVGPKYAMKYHTAAENALSHCYRSCLELLIENGLQSIAMGCIYTDAKNYPREPAAHVAIRTVRRFLEKQKNNVTAVVFCTTSTIDIDIYKRLLPLYFPRDKHEEEVALSKLPADVGDENGETTIDERKIRIKPLPKKKGPKPSLEPVDLPVSDVGMFRRTSSYLDSFLDPAFMSLIKDPDERRLEQWEKTVQAQRGWNFANLLGFGDLGGPPLSAAEEYSLHSRYLSKAKSLNLSEIAEMKIVYRGGVDSDGRPVMVVVGAHFLLRCLDLERFVLYVVKEFEPIIQKPYTIVYSHSAASLQVQPDLGWMKKLQQILGRKHQQNLHAIYILHPTLGLKVTVLALQLLVDNVVWKKVVYVDRLLQLFRYVPREQLTIPDFVFQHDLEVNGGKGLIVDPRTKYVYHRP; the protein is encoded by the exons ATGTATGGGCATGTGGCGGCTTCGTCTGCCATGTCCCGAGGCGGATTGCCTAATGACAGTGGGGACTCTGTTGTGACATTAGACCAAGTTCCTAGGTGGATTGACGTCGAGCATTTGTTAGAGAGTGGCAATGGAGATTCATCGTTTGCCAGTCCGTATTTTCCTGATCCTTTGGCGTTTAAATCGGGAAGTGGAAGTGGCGCAGGTGGTTCGGAAGCTAGGTTTCCGGTGGACCATGAAATAAATTTGCGGATATATTTGTGGACAGGGAATCCTTGGAACCTTGAGGTGGATGCTGTGGTGAACTCAACAAATGAG GTCATGGATGAAGCACACAGCAGCCCTGGGTTGCATGCTGCAGCTGGACCCGGTCTTGCAGAAGAATGTGCAACTTTG GGTGGGTGTCGAACAGGGATGGCTAAAGTTTCCAATGCCTATGACCTTCCTGCAAG GAAAGTTATCCATACAGTTGGTCCAAAGTATGCAATGAAGTACCACACTGCTGCAGAGAATGCTTTAAGTCATTGTTATCGTTCTTGCCTTGAGCTTCTAATTGAAAATGGGCTTCAAAG CATTGCCATGGGCTGTATTTATACAGATGCAAAGAACTATCCCCGTGAGCCAGCTGCACATGTAGCTATAA GAACTGTGCGGCGGTTCCTTGAGAAGCAGAAAAACAATGTAACAGCTGTTGTATTTTGTACTACCAGCACAATTGATATCGACATCTATAAAAG GTTGCTTCCACTTTACTTTCCTCGGGATAAACACGAGGAGGAGGTGGCTCTGTCAAAGCTTCCTGCGGATGTTGGGGATGAGAATGGTGAGACTACCATAGATGAGCGTAAAATCAGAATAAAGCCTTTGCCTAAAAAAAAGGGTCCAAAACCATCTCTAGAACCAGTTGATCTTCCTGTTAGTGATGTTGGCATGTTTCGCAG GACTTCATCATATTTAGATTCATTTCTAGATCCTGCCTTCATGTCTTTGATTAAAGACCCTGATGAAAGACGTCTGGAACAGTGGGAGAAAACTGTTCAAGCACAACGAGGCTGGAATTTTGCTAATTTACTTGGATTCGGTGACCTAGGTGGACCACCATTGTCTGCCGCTGAAGAATATTCTCTGCACTCTAGATATCTTTCTAAAGCAAAATCCTTAAATTTATCTGAAATTGCAGAGATGAAGATTGT CTATCGTGGAGGGGTGGACAGTGATGGTCGTCCTGTCATGGTTGTTGTGGGGGCTCATTTTTTGCTCAGATGTCTTGATCTGGAGCGATTTGTGCTTTATGTGGTGAAG GAGTTTGAGCCAATAATACAGAAGCCTTATACTATTGTATACTCTCATTCTGCCGCATCTCTACAAGT GCAACCAGACTTGGGTTGGATGAAAAAATTACAACAAATACTTGGACGGAAGCACCAGCAAAACCTACAT GCAATATATATTCTTCATCCAACTTTAGGACTTAAAGTTACAGTATTAGCTCTACAGTTACTGGTGGACAATGTG GTTTGGAAGAAAGTAGTATATGTTGATAGACTTCTGCAACTCTTCAGATACGTACCGCGTGAGCAATTGACAATTCCAGATTTTGTGTTTCA GCATGACTTAGAAGTGAATGGAGGAAAGGGTCTTATTGTCGATCCCAGAACAAAATATGTTTATCATAGACCTTGA
- the LOC131643276 gene encoding clp protease adapter protein ClpF, chloroplastic-like, producing the protein MVQGVSLTTLATFGKSRIYGSSPFERFKRSHITSADEKHLIWNKCVQRLGLTGYPFVSRQRSDFKVEAGWMFRGGGGGGGGGEQGLDASVEQSESANEDVLMFFFQLDLATRVQCALNMEEYDIAQQLRNKLAEVEEEVIKQQQSKRGLSSKSEAQDKGLSIIRIRSDLQSAIENEDYALAAKLRDEISKLEAESLAASAKALAHENAQYVFRLGQKVKHKIFGYRAIIVGMDPVCSESNSWMQNAQVKKLSCGSTQPFYQVLVDVRAEPDLLVAYVAEENLLIPDKPDKGRFDHPYMSFLFYGMDSAGDFIPIKQLREKYNKPRHEIPFDPPTDEDGKKP; encoded by the exons ATGGTGCAGGGTGTGTCATTGACCACTCTAGCAACATTTGGAAAGAGCAGAATCTATGGTTCTTCACCCTTTGAGAGATTTAAAAGATCGCATATTACGTCTGCCGACGAAAAACACTTGATTTGGAACAAGTGTGTGCAAAGATTAGGCTTAACCGGGTACCCTTTTGTGTCAAGACAAAGAAGTGATTTTAAGGTTGAAGCGGGATGGATGTttagaggaggaggaggaggaggaggaggaggagaacAAGGGTTGGATGCAAGTGTAGAGCAGAGTGAAAGTGCGAATGAGGATGTCTTGATGTTCTTCTTTCAGCTGGATTTAGCCACAAGAGTGCAG TGTGCTTTAAACATGGAAGAGTATGACATTGCGCAGCAGCTGCGAAACAAACTTGCTGAG GTGGAAGAAGAGGTAATCAAGCAACAACAGTCAAAAAGGGGACTGTCTTCAAAAAGTGAAGCACAAGATAAAGGTCTAAGTATTATACGTATTCG TTCAGACCTTCAGAGTGCTATCGAGAATGAGGACTATGCCTTGGCGGCTAAATTACGTGATGAAATATCCAAACTTGAAGCAGAGTCTTTGGCTGCGTCAGCTAAAGCCTTAGCACATGAAAATGCACAATATGTGTTTCGCTTGGGGCAGAAAGTAAAGCATAAAATATTTG GCTACAGAGCTATAATCGTAGGAATGGATCCAGTATGCAGTGAATCAAATTCATGGATGCAAAACGCGCAGGTTAAAAAGTTGTCTTGTGGTTCCACTCAACCGTTTTATCAG GTTCTTGTCGACGTACGTGCTGAGCCAGATCTACTGGTAGCATATG TTGCAGAGGAGAATCTTTTAATACCTGACAAACCAGACAAA GGAAGATTTGATCACCCTTACATGTCGTTTCTGTTCTATGGAATGGATTCAGCTGGAGATTTCATCCCTATAAAGCAACTGCGGGAGAAGTACAATAAACCACGCCACGAAATACCCTTTGACCCACCGACTGATGAAGATGGAAAGAAACCTTAG
- the LOC131643182 gene encoding acidic endochitinase-like, with protein sequence MKMAKLANSVSFFSMILLALAYGSNAGSIAIYWGQNGNEGTLAQTCATGNYEFVILAFLPSFGNGQKPMINLAGHCDPYSNACTKLTPDIKSCQAKGIKVLLSIGGGAGSYSLASPQDAKQVATYLWNNFLGGQSPSRPLGPAVLDGIDFDIEGGTNLYWDDLARSLKGYSKNVYLTAAPQCPFPDAWIGNALKTGLFDCVWVQFYNNPPCQYSAGAISNLEDAWKQWISDIPAKKIFLGLPASPEAAGSGFIAATDLTSKVLPAIKDSSKYGGVMLWSRYYDGQSGYSSSIKNHV encoded by the coding sequence ATGAAAATGGCTAAGTTGGCAAATTCAGTTTCATTCTTCTCCATGATACTATTAGCATTAGCATATGGTTCTAATGCTGGCAGCATAGCAATTTACTGGGGTCAAAATGGTAACGAAGGCACCCTAGCACAAACATGCGCCACAGGAAACTATGAGTTTGTTATCTTAGCCTTTCTTCCATCATTTGGAAATGGCCAAAAACCAATGATAAACCTAGCAGGGCATTGTGATCCATACAGCAACGCTTGCACAAAGTTAACCCCTGACATTAAATCTTGCCAAGCCAAAGGGATCAAGGTGTTGCTTTCAATCGGAGGAGGGGCCGGTAGTTACTCACTCGCATCTCCTCAGGATGCAAAACAAGTAGCAACTTATCTTTGGAACAACTTCTTAGGAGGACAGTCTCCGTCTCGTCCTCTCGGTCCCGCCGTTCTCGACGGCATCGATTTCGATATCGAAGGAGGAACAAACCTTTACTGGGACGATCTCGCAAGGTCCCTTAAAGGATACAGCAAAAATGTGTACTTGACAGCAGCTCCTCAATGTCCTTTTCCTGATGCTTGGATAGGAAATGCCCTAAAAACAGGTCTTTTTGATTGTGTTTGGGTCCAATTCTACAATAACCCTCCTTGTCAATATAGTGCGGGTGCAATTAGCAATCTTGAAGATGCATGGAAACAATGGATATCTGACATTCCAGCCAAGAAAATCTTCTTGGGGCTGCCTGCTTCTCCCGAGGCAGCAGGGAGTGGATTCATAGCTGCAACTGATCTTACTTCTAAAGTGCTTCCAGCAATTAAGGATTCTTCAAAATATGGAGGTGTTATGCTTTGGTCTAGATACTATGATGGTCAGAGTGGATACAGTTCTTCCATCAAGAATCATGTCTAA